A region of the Bacteroidales bacterium genome:
AGTTGAAGAGGCTACTGTTATACCAGCAGCATATTCTTTAGTATATCCACGCTTTTCCATTTCCGGTATCAAGATTGCACCAATTGAGGCAGTATCTGATGCTGATGAACCGGATATTCCCCCAAAGATCATGCTTGCAAAAACATTAATACATCCAAGTCCACCTTTTAATCTTCCAAATATCAAGTTACTAAAATCAATTATTCTATTAGTAATACCGCTATCATTCATTAATTGTCCCATAACAATAAACAAAGGAAGCGCAATCATTGCATCATTATTTAAACCGGAAAAAAGACGCTGGGGGAATACTGTTAAAAGTTCTGGTCTATATACTAAAAAGTATGATAATGCGGATAAACCTAAAGAATAGGCAATTGGGATTCCTATAATCAAACATAGAGCTAATGCTACCAATAAAAGCGTCATGATTTTTTCCTTTCTTTTGCCGTTGTTTTTCTTTTTGCAACAAAACTATCTTGTTTAATGTCTTGTTTTACTTGCCCCACCAATCCTTCTATTTCTGCATAAATATCTTCAGTTTCACGAGATAGTTCTTCGGAATTTGCATAAATTAAATAAATATTATAAAGGCAATATAATATTACGAGACCACACCCAATAGGAATTGGAATTCTTTGCACCCAAAAAGGAATTTGCGTCATCGGAGATTTGAAAGTCCATATAGATTTAATCCAACCTAAACTCATATAAAAAAAGACGGCATTTAAAACGGAAATCAATATATAGTTGATAGTCAAAACAATCCTTCTTGCACCTGTAGAAAGTTTATTAACAAAAAAAGATATTTTAATATGTTCTCTTTGTCTTACCAGGATAGCAGCTCCTAAAGCTGAACAATATACGAATAGCATGGTAATAATTTCATTTGTTCCCATAATGGATGTTTTAAATCCATACCGTAATAAGACAAGGCTAAATATTAATAAAAAAATTATTATAAAAAAAACAGTAATAATCCACTCTATAGACCCGGTAATAAAGCGGTCGAATCTCTTTAGCCAATCCATAAAATTCGGATTCCCTTCTTTGCATTAAAAAATGAGTGAGGCCATTTTACTGACCTCACTCTTAAATTTAATACGTAAAATTATTTGTTACGATATTCAGCAAGCACACTTTGAACTGCTTTCACGTCATCCATACCAAAAAGACCATCATCTACATAAATTTGTAAAAGCGGCTCGGCAGCCTTGCTCCACGCTTTAACTAACTCGGGATCTTCAAGCACTTTAACTGTGCTATCACACACTGCTACTAATTTTTCGCAAAATTCATCAGACTGTCCTGAAACCATCTCATCAGAATATTGCATTGCTTCGACTGAAACTTCGTTAAAGATTGTTTTCAGATCATCTGGAAGTGATTGATACCATTCCATGTTTACCATTAAAGGATCAGCGCCTACCATATAGTTAATCCAGGTAAAATGTGGTGCAACTTCATATGTCTTATTTGTCTCGAGAAAAGCTGCATCGTTACACATGCCATCAATAACTCCGGTTTTTAAAGCCATGTAAGTATCCGAAGATGCCATTTCCATAGGGTGAGCACCCATTTGTTTGTAGAATTTAATGATTGGAGCTTGACCAGGTGATCTCATTTTTAATCCTATTAAATCTTCCGGACGTTCAATTTGTTTTACTTTACAAATCATATTTCGACCACCCGTAAAACCAATTGCAGGAATGTATGCGCCTTTTATTGAGCCATCAACGCATAATTGTTTAGCGAAGTCACTATGATTAAAATACATTACTTCATCATAAGAATGGAACATGAATGGAGCCATCCATAATTGGAATTTTGGATTTAAATATTCA
Encoded here:
- a CDS encoding TRAP transporter small permease; translation: MDWLKRFDRFITGSIEWIITVFFIIIFLLIFSLVLLRYGFKTSIMGTNEIITMLFVYCSALGAAILVRQREHIKISFFVNKLSTGARRIVLTINYILISVLNAVFFYMSLGWIKSIWTFKSPMTQIPFWVQRIPIPIGCGLVILYCLYNIYLIYANSEELSRETEDIYAEIEGLVGQVKQDIKQDSFVAKRKTTAKERKKS
- a CDS encoding TRAP transporter substrate-binding protein; this encodes MKSNLKIGLLIFLVIFLFSSIFLSSFAAEKVYTFKYSNQQNPQHPRTVSMLWFKDEIEKRSDGRIKAEIYDSGVLGKEKELFEMLLTGAIQGYRGAFFEYLNPKFQLWMAPFMFHSYDEVMYFNHSDFAKQLCVDGSIKGAYIPAIGFTGGRNMICKVKQIERPEDLIGLKMRSPGQAPIIKFYKQMGAHPMEMASSDTYMALKTGVIDGMCNDAAFLETNKTYEVAPHFTWINYMVGADPLMVNMEWYQSLPDDLKTIFNEVSVEAMQYSDEMVSGQSDEFCEKLVAVCDSTVKVLEDPELVKAWSKAAEPLLQIYVDDGLFGMDDVKAVQSVLAEYRNK